Proteins encoded within one genomic window of Haematobia irritans isolate KBUSLIRL chromosome 5, ASM5000362v1, whole genome shotgun sequence:
- the LOC142240161 gene encoding uncharacterized protein LOC142240161 gives MAAYLPRAENASEGRRGLDRLGRSNQRLQPQRQRSNNVRNGHVDRRGRPTFWQYSCGICQEDHALSSCPRFREKTPSQRYETVERRGYCRNCLARSHLTPDCPSITGCRQCDQRHHTLLHGAPQHEDPLRPAHLFGGLPEAPAQRAESSSFRWDLVFVPTAIVRVSEDEVDRYTTIRALICQSSTMSKIAYSTFRRIGLRSFTYQGQRFTSFKLMPRKTNSTWALRVNALITDTLPTRPYSDPMIDDPTRDLPQDTLADMDPRSNSPIDLELGADVFPALRRDGHVHTGLGDVYAYQTTLGYIILGPIRNMPRQ, from the coding sequence ATGGCAGCTTATTTACCCCGTGCGGAGAATGCAAGCGAAGGTCGCCGCGGACTAGATCGGTTAGGCCGGTCAAATCAACGGCTACAACCTCAGCGGCAGCGCTCAAACAACGTCCGGAATGGCCATGTTGACCGGCGAGGCAGACCCACATTTTGGCAGTACTCTTGCGGTATTTGTCAAGAAGACCATGCCCTCAGTTCATGTCCTAGATTTCGGGAGAAGACACCATCACAGCGATATGAGACGGTAGAGCGGAGGGGATATTGTCGAAACTGTCTCGCACGAAGCCACCTGACCCCTGACTGTCCGTCCATTACAGGGTGCCGCCAATGTGATCAACGCCATCACACTCTCTTGCATGGAGCCCCTCAACACGAAGATCCTTTGCGACCTGCTCATCTTTTTGGGGGGTTACCTGAAGCGCCAGCGCAGCGGGCAGAATCAAGTTCTTTTAGGTGGGATCTGGTTTTTGTCCCCACAGCTATAGTTCGGGTGTCAGAAGATGAGGTAGATCGTTATACCACAATTCGAGCGCTCATCTGTCAATCGTCTACCATGTCCAAGATAGCCTACTCTACGTTTCGCCGCATTGGACTGCGGTCCTTTACTTATCAGGGACAAAGGTTCACCAGTTTTAAATTGATGCCTCGCAAAACTAACAGTACTTGGGCTTTAAGAGTTAATGCGCTAATTACGGACACTCTACCAACCAGACCCTATTCGGACCCTATGATCGATGACCCGACCCGTGACTTGCCACAGGATACGTTAGCCGACATGGACCCGCGGTCTAACTCACCAATCGACTTGGAACTAGGGGCAGACGTGTTCCCCGCGCTTCGAAGGGACGGTCATGTCCATACCGGCCTTGGAGATGTCTATGCATACCAAACAACACTTGGCTACATAATTTTGGGTCCTATTCGAAATATGCCTAGACAGTAA
- the LOC142239883 gene encoding uncharacterized protein LOC142239883, whose protein sequence is MEKIIREKFANSINDLNDFESIYAVAKTTENIRELEALRAEVETLWTNVKKSYLDCRDHIPQGDEQAIDKSKIRTHYSEAMSSYKRVLSAINADIIALKDQVSKEQEERQSCGTPPTNSDFSTALRLPPCDTDIFRGGYSAWPSFRDLFSAIYINNSRLSNVEKLFHLTQKTSGEAREIISNVPLTNDGFTLAWKNLKDRYENKRMQVNEQLKIIFNLPNVSIDSSQSVQKLQRTVNTCIQTLESLGIEVKQWDPILIYLCSAKLPRPFLEEFESSLEDCKTLPTWHRFDLFLTHKFKTLESVGNIKPIFSRQYQDKFESHRYKPDKGKFVNSFQTNISQKAQYNGGKNKFDSKLSSKNKSPNKQNCPLCKERHFIRDCPKFIEKTVNDRIHVVKISHLCYNCLSSSHGIKDCKSNYACRECKMRHHTMLHKGTETQSSSHDPIRDVARPSTSASALTTQIQSTPNMENNITTLTLQDDQTCAYHPRGTLLFTALVQIESRGQLFNARAIIDSGSQSTFISEKLKNKLCLPTRRNLVHITGVSEMLVETSTKACLFNLHSRLDPSFHLEVWAPVLRTLPSNLPAQNLDLAQLRDVVNLDLADPKFYISQPVDLLIGMDIGPLIFDIETPMKSIGSLLAQHTRKLMKTPDIKAQYDQTILEYLELGHMRKISPREITKTPNYYLPHHAVIKPDRLTTKLRVVFNASSPSSNKRSLNDNLFTGPILQQDLVLQILKWRFFKYVYSADVTKMYRQILLDKNQTQYQRILFRKSPTDPLEDFELLTVTFGVNCAPFLAIRTLLQLAEDVADKYPIASKIIRENLYVDDVLAGAHTIEEAIKSRQELILALDSAGFKLMKWSSNNHNVIQDLPSEQLLPLNWLELSEDSSTKTLGVRWNISGDYFTFNQPTIEVRPNYTKREVLSFIAKLFDPCGWLAPVVVVAKLVMQQIWLDKIDWDDSLKTITLMNWQNFVKNSGAIDSVKIPRWINYIPSSKIEIHGFCDASESAYGAALYIRVELQDNQVETHLIAAKTRVAPIKNISLPRLELCGAVLLSKLASATITNLQISNFSTQFWTDSTIVLAWLKKPPCAWSTFVGNRVSEILENVGNDKWQHVDSEDNPADVASRGCTPSELKTHHLWWHGPQWLKLPRDRWPKFEMLGDTNLETKTVKVLTASTFEDPLMRFSSLPRAYRVMSYVLRFWRNTGQNRSHLRISTQEITPEEIQEAKRRLLIMTQSQYFAHEYTNLVKKIKIASTSSLLTMNPFIDSSGIMRSNGRLVQSPVLSYNERHPILLPYDARFTQLLVEFTHKVTLHGGNQLMTRVLRSEFWIFRLKPLIKKVIHNCKICILYKRHTQSQIMASLPPERTLLSRPFTNTGVDFAGPFHIKNYKTRVCLITKGYICIFVCFATKAIHLEVTSDLSSEAFLAAFARFIARRGCPSCIYSDNGKNFVGAAELLKKDRLVFIKNLQIQTVQQNSHHNLTWKFIPPGAPHMGGLWEAGVKSLKTHLRKYIPTMSFTFEELSTILARIEACLNSRPLSKSSEDPNDFSPLTPGHFLIGTSMLAPPEPNVSDEDITLANRWKRLKIVSQYFCMRWKSEYLRELHRRTKWKYPQDNLEENDLVVVRDDRFPPTDWVMGRIEKTYPGSDKKNRVVDIRTVNGVISRPITKLVKLFSA, encoded by the exons ATGGAGAAAATTATTAGAGAGAAATTTGCCAACAGCATCAATGATTTAAATGATTTCGAGAGCATTTATGCCGTGGCAAAAACTACTGAAAACATTCGGGAACTTGAAGCCCTAAGAGCAGAAGTTGAGACCCTATGGACAAAcgttaaaaaatcatatttggATTGTCGCGATCATATTCCACAAGGGGATGAACAGGCTATTGACAAATCAAAAATTCGTACCCACTATAGTGAGGCAATGTCGTCATATAAACGTGTTCTGAGTGCAATTAATGCGGATATAATCGCCTTAAAAGATCAGGTTTCCAAAGAACAGGAAGAAAGGCAATCGTGTGGGACCCCTCCTACTAATAGTGATTTTTCAACAGCATTAAGACTGCCTCCCTGTGACACAGACATTTTCAGAGGGGGATATTCAGCGTGGCCATCTTTTAGGGATTTATTTTCCGCCATTTATATTAACAACTCTCGACTCAGCAATGTCGAAAAACTTTTCCACTTGACCCAAAAAACATCAGGTGAAGCAAGGGAAATAATTAGTAATGTTCCACTCACCAATGACGGGTTTACATTGGCGTGGAAAAATTTGAAAGATCGTTACGAGAACAAAAGAATGCAGGTTAATGaacaattgaaaataatttttaatttaccaaATGTTTCCATCGATTCAAGTCAATCGGTTCAAAAGCTGCAACGGACAGTAAATACTTGTATTCAAACTTTAGAATCATTGGGTATAGAAGTCAAGCAATGGGACCCGATCTTAATTTATCTTTGTTCTGCAAAGTTACCAAGACCCTTTCTTGAAGAATTCGAAAGTTCTTTAGAGGATTGCAAGACTCTTCCAACTTGGCATCGATTCGATCTTTTTTTGACTCATAAATTCAAAACTCTCGAGTcagtgggaaatataaagccaaTTTTCAGTAGGCAATATCAGGATAAGTTCGAAAGCCATCGTTATAAACCAGATAAAGGGAAATTTGTCAATAGTTTTCAAACGAACATCTCACAAAAAGCCCAATACAACGGGGGTAAAAATAAGTTCGATTCTAAATTATCGTCCAAAAATAAGAgtccaaacaaacaaaattgccCACTTTGTAAAGAAAGGCACTTCATTCGGGATTGTCCGAAATTTATTGAGAAAACTGTGAACGACAGAATTCATGTGGTTAAAATCTCTCATCTTTGTTATAATTGTCTTTCGTCCAGTCATGGAATTAAAGACTGCAAAAGCAACTACGCTTGTCGAGAATGTAAGATGCGGCATCACACAATGTTACACAAGGGAACCGAAACCCAATCTAGTAGTCATGACCCAATAAGAGACGTAGCACGACCTAGCACTAGTGCTTCGGCTCTAACAACACAAATACAGTCCACTCCAAACATGGAAAACaacattacaactttgaccCTTCAAGATGATCAAACTTGTGCGTATCATCCCAGGGGTACATTACTTTTCACAGCTTTGGTCCAAATCGAATCTCGCGGACAATTGTTTAATGCCAGAGCGATAATAGACTCTGGATCTCAATCAACTtttatatctgaaaaacttaaaaataaattgtgtttgCCAACTAGACGAAATTTAGTTCATATCACGGGAGTTAGTGAGATGttggtagaaacttctacgaaagcttGTCTTTTCAATTTACATTCTCGTCTAGACCCTAGTTTCCATTTAGAAGTTTGGGCTCCTGTTTTGCGGACCCTTCCGTCAAATTTACCAGCACAAAACCTAGATCTAGCACAACTTAGGGATGTTGTCAACCTTGATTTGGCAGATCCAAAATTCTACATCAGTCAACCCGTTGATCTTCTAATTGGAATGGATATAGGACCCTTAATTTTTGATATTGAAACTCCTATGAAATCAATCGGCTCTTTGTTGGCTCAACATacc AGGAAGTTAATGAAGACTCCCGATATAAAGGCACAATATGATCAAACAATCTTAGAATATTTGGAACTTGGGCACATGAGAAAAATTTCGCCTCGAGAAATCACGAAGACTCCGAATTATTATTTGCCGCATCATGCGGTAATTAAGCCTGATCGGTTGACAACAAAACTTCGAGTGGTTTTCAACGCTTCAAGCCCTTCGTCAAACAAGCGAAGTCTTAATGATAATTTGTTTACTGGACCCATTCTCCAGCAAGATCTTgtattacaaattttgaaatggaGATTCTTTAAGTACGTTTATAGTGCGGATGTCACAAAGATGTACAGACAAATTCTGCTCGACAAAAATCAGACTCAATATCAGCGTatactttttagaaaatctccCACAGACCCCTTAGAAGACTTTGAGCTCTTAACAGTCACTTTTGGAGTTAACTGCGCGCCATTCCTGGCAATCCGGACACTTCTTCAACTTGCAGAAGATGTGGCGGACAAATATCCCATTGCATCAAAAATTATACGAGAAAATTTATACGTAGATGATGTTTTAGCTGGCGCACACACTATAGAGGAAGCTATTAAATCTCGTCAAGAGTTAATTCTAGCTTTGGACTCTGCGGGTTTTAAACTAATGAAGTGGTCATCTAATAATCATAACGTCATTCAAGATTTGCCTTCGGAACAATTGCTTCCACTAAACTGGTTGGAGTTATCTGAGGACTCATCAACCAAGACTCTAGGAGTTAGGTGGAACATATCGGGGGATTATTTCACTTTTAATCAGCCAACTATAGAAGTTAGGCCAAATTATACCAAAAGAGAAGTTTTATCCtttattgcaaaattatttgaCCCTTGTGGATGGTTAGCTCCAGTCGTTGTAGTGGCCAAATTGGTTATGCAGCAGATATGGCTGGACAAAATCGACTGGGATGACTCATTGAAAACTATTACGCTCAtgaattggcaaaatttcgtaaaaaacagTGGCGCTATTGATTCTGTCAAAATTCCTAGATGGATTAATTATATCCCAAGCTCAAAAATAGAGATTCACGGTTTTTGCGATGCATCCGAGAGTGCATATGGGGCAGCTTTATACATTCGTGTTGAACTCCAAGATAACCAAGTAGAAACTCATCTGATTGCTGCTAAGACCCGAGTTGccccaattaaaaatatttcattgcccCGACTCGAGTTGTGCGGAGCAGTTTTACTTTCTAAATTAGCATCAGCAACCATTACAAatcttcaaatttcaaatttctcaaCCCAGTTTTGGACAGATTCTACAATAGTGTTAGCGTGGTTGAAAAAGCCTCCATGTGCGTGGAGTACATTTGTGGGAAATCGTGTTTCTGAAATtctggaaaatgttggcaacgatAAATGGCAACATGTTGACTCCGAAGATAACCCAGCTGATGTAGCTAGCAGAGGTTGTACACCTTCTGAATTAAAAACTCATCATTTATGGTGGCATGGACCACAATGGTTGAAACTGCCTAGAGATAGATGgccgaaatttgaaatgttgGGAGACACAAATTTAGAAACAAAGACTGTGAAGGTTTTAACTGCTTCCACTTTTGAAGACCCTTTGATGCGATTCTCTTCACTACCACGagcttaccgggtaatgagttaTGTTTTACGGTTTTGGAGAAACACCGGGCAAAATAGATCACATCTTAGAATTTCGACCCAGGAGATAACTCCAGAAGAAATTCAAGAAGCCAAACGACGGTTGCTCATTATGACTCAAAGTCAATATTTTGCACACGAATACACTAACTtagtgaagaaaataaaaattgcgtCTACTAGTAGTTTATTGACAATGAACCCATTTATTGACTCAAGTGGAATTATGCGGTCAAATGGGCGACTTGTTCAATCTCCTGTTCTAAGTTATAACGAAAGACATCCCATTCTTTTGCCGTACGATGCTCGCTTTACACAACTTTTGGTTGAGTTTACACATAAGGTTACTCTTCATGGTGGAAATCAACTTATGACCCGAGTATTGAGAtccgaattttggattttcaggTTAAAACCATTAATAAAGAAAGTTATACACAACTGTAAGATATGTATTCTGTATAAACGACACACACAATCTCAAATTATGGCATCTCTGCCTCCTGAACGTACGTTACTCTCAAGACCGTTCACAAATACTGGGGTCGATTTTGCAGGAcccttccatataaaaaattataaaacccgCGTATGTTTAATAACAAAGGGTTATATTTGCATATTTGTATGTTTCGCTACTAAAGCCATTCATTTGGAAGTCACTAGTGACCTATCATCGGAAGCTTTTCTTGCAGCGTTTGCTCGCTTTATCGCTCGCCGCGGATGTCCGTCGTGTATATATTCAGACAACGGAAAAAACTTTGTAGGAGCAGCTGAACTGCTTAAAAAGGATCGTcttgtatttataaaaaatttgcaaatccaAACTGTTCAACAAAATTCACATCATAATCTTACATGGAAATTTATACCTCCAGGTGCACCACATATGGGTGGCTTATGGGAGGCAGGAGTAAAATCTTTAAAGACCCACTTACGCAAGTACATTCCAACAATGAGTTTTACCTTTGAAGAACTTTCTACAATACTGGCCCGTATAGAAGCTTGTCTGAATTCCAGACCTTTAAGTAAGTCTAGTGAAGATCCGAATGATTTTTCTCCATTGACTCCTGGGCATTTTTTGATTGGCACTTCCATGCTTGCTCCTCCGGAGCCTAATGTCTCAGACGAAGATATAACCTTAGCAAATCGATGGAAACGCCTTAAGATAGTTTCCCAATATTTCTGTATGCGTTGGAAATCTGAATATCTCCGAGAACTGCATCGTCGTACTAAGTGGAAATATCCTCAGGATAACCTTGAGGAAAATGATCTTGTAGTCGTACGAGATGATAGGTTTCCTCCAACGGATTGGGTTATGGGTCGTATTGAGAAAACATATCCTGGTTCTGACAAAAAAAACCGCGTAGTAGACATTCGGACCGTGAATGGAGTAATAAGCAGACCAATTACTAAACTCGTCAAACTTTTTTCCGCGTGA